The genomic region CCCAGATCGAGAATGGGCTGATGGGCGATGCTGGAGTCGATCAAGCAGCCCAGCAGGACCAGCGCGATCGTGCGCCGCAGGATTTTTCCGGCGCGCGCCCACCACGACCATCCCTTGGCGCGCGAAGACGCGTCCGCGAACGGGATCGCGACTCCGACGATCAGCAAGAACCACGGAAAAACCAGATCGGCGAACTGCACGCCCTGATTCCAATCGGCGTGTGTCAGCTGTTTCGGCGTCGCGGTGTCCAGGGCGATATTATTGACAAGCAGCATCCCAAAGATCGTCAGACCCCGAAAGGCGTCCAGCGAGACCAATCGAGAAGACGCGGCCCGCGCTCCCACGGTCGCTGTCTTTGCTTCGGCGTCCGGCGCGGCTTCGGAGATCCGAAGCCGCTTTGGAGCAGGGCTATCGTTTGAACTATCTATCATTTCCAAGGAAGTGTTCTTTCGTGCTCAGCGCATGGCGTTTTGCTCGTTCTACTATCGCAAGCGAGCTCGCCAGAGTTCCCGGCGGACGCTTTGCCGGTCGGTGTCCCCCTTACCAGACGTGGGTTTATACCCGTGGTTCAGGGTTAATTTAAAACTGGAACAAATACTTGATGAAAATAATTTCACCGTTTGGCGCAATTGCGTAAAAATATTAACAAAATCAATATCAATATTAACTTTATCAATATTATTGTGCTATACTCAGCTCGGAGGAACGCCGACGTGAGCCTTACCATCAATGCCTGCCCCGTCTGTCAGGGCGAGGTGGAGATTACCGAAGTGAGCTGCGTGAACTGCGACGTGCAGGTGCGCGGCCACTTTACGCCCAGCCGTTACGACCGTCTGTCACAGGACCAGACGCATTTTTTGGAGACGTTTTTGCGCTGCCGAGGCGTGATCAAGGATGTCGAAGCGGCCCTCGGGATCTCGTACCCAACGGTCAAGGGGCGCCTGGACGCGCTGGTGAACGCGCTGCGCTTGGATGACGGCGCATCGGCGCCGCCGGCTGCTGAGACCAAAGATCCAGCGACGCGCCGGAAAGAGATTTTACAGGCGGTGAATTCGGGAGAGCTGGACGCCGACGCGGCGCTGCTGGCGCTCAAAGATATCTCGTAAACGTCCGCTCATCGCAAAGGAACATACCATGAGTGAAGAAAGCCTTTTGATTCTCAATATGCTGCGCGAAGGGAAGATCACGGCCGATCAAGCCGACTCCCTCCTGCGCGTGGTGCGCCCAGCCGCCGAAGCGCCTCCGCCGCCCCCTCCCCCGCCGCCCGCCGCTCCGCCCCCTCCTCCGCCGCCGGCGGGACCTTCGCTTTCCGACATTCAGCATCGTTTGGGCGAGCTGCAGGGCAAGCTTGGCGAACTGCACGGCAAGCAGATCGCGGGACAGGCGGCCCGGGCCGCCGGGCAGGCCGCGATATTCGCCGGCAAGATGCTCGATCATCTGCCCCGCCCCGACCTGGATCTGAGCAAAGTCGTGGACGAAGCGATGCGCGGACTGAACTCGCTGAAGGCTGACGCCGTGCGCACCGCGAAGACGGCGGCGCGCGACGCCGCCCGGGAAGCGCGGCGGGTGGCCCGCGAAAGCCGGCACGCGATCGACCAGAACGGTCTCGGCGCGTTTGTGGATAACAGCCGCGGCTCGGGCCGCCCCCGCAACCGCGAAGGTCTGCCCCAGGTTTCGGAGCGCCAGGAGATTCCCGTCCCGGATCTCATTGCGGACGCGGTGGATATCAACAACCCCTTCGGCGATGTCAAAGCGTGGGGCGAGTCCGATGGCGGCGCCGTGCGCGTGACCGCAACCAAGACGGTATGGGCGGCCAGCGACGCCGACGCGCGCGTCCTGATGCAGCAGGTCTTCGTGACCAGCCGCATCGAAGGAGGTCGATACAAAGTTACGGTGGTCGCGCCCTCCGACGCCATGGACCGTGTTGCGATCGACCTGGAAGTTCATCTGCCCGCCACGAAGCCGCTCGGCGTCGAAACGACCTACGGGTCGATTGAAGTGGAGGGCGTCTCCGCCGCCGTCAGCTTCCGGTCCGCCAGCGGCTCCGTTTCCGGACGGTCGCCGCATACCGGAGTCCCTGGCGATGCGGGAGTGCGGACACAAAGCGGCCGCGTCAGCCTTCAGGGCTGGAGCACCGACGGCGGCCGCCTGATCGTGGAAACCGCCAGCGGCGACGTGCGGCTGGAAGGGCTGCACGGCTCCAAAGAAGTCGAGGCGCGCAGCCATAGCGGAGTGATCGCGATCACCGGCGTCAACCTGATGGCGTCGCTGCTGGCGGAATCGGCCAGCGGCGACATCAAGATGGAAGGCGGCTCGGTAAGCACGCAGGTGACGGGCAAGTCCCAGAGCGGCGATGTCGTGGTGACGGCGCTGCGCGCCGGACAGATCCACGCCGAATCCGTCAGCGGCGACGTCGCGGTCAGCGACGCCGGAGGCGCCCTGACCCTGAAAACCGTCAGCGGCGATATCGACGCCCACACCGTCAACAGCTACGCGGTGGCGCTGAGCACCGTGAGCGGCGACGCCAGCGTGGCCTTCTCCGGTCCCAGCACCGGATCGCTCGCCGGCACAACCGTCAGCGGCGACCTGTCTTTGACCGTCTGGAACAACTCGGACACGCGGATCGAGCTGACGACCGCGACAGGCTCGCTGCACAGCGATCTGACGCTGCAAGAGCAAAGCGGCGACGGAGACCGCCGCATCGCCGGCAAGCTCGGCGAGGGCGCCGGCAGCATCCGGCTGCAGGCGATCTCCGGCGACATCGTCGTTCGCGAGCAAAAATAACACTGGCGCGAGAGGAATGAGGCCATTCCTCTCGCGCCCAACAACACCTTTGGGGACGTATCCTATGACTCCTGATATACTGGCGATGTTGATTCCGATCTTTGGAATCCTCGGATTTTCCTCGATCGCTATCGTCCGTATCATCTTGAGGGCCGACGAGCGCAAGCTGGAGCTCAGACTTCGCTTGAAACAAAACGGTGACGCCGATATCGCCAAAGTTATTGACGATCTGCGTGCGGAAATCGCCAGCATCCGTGACAACGGCTCTCAATATGACCTTTCCTTGGACAACACGATGCATCGTTTGGAGCGACGAATCGAGCATTTAGAAGGCAATCTGAGAGTGCAGATCCGCCCGGCGCCCCCGGAAGCGGAGACAGTTCAGCAAGTGGGACAGAATCTCTGACGCCGGGCATCGGTCCTGCCCGGCGTTTGGGGTATAATATCGGGCAATGAGTGGGATAATTAAGAAGAAAGCCATTGTGCTTGGCAGCGGACCGATCCGCATTGGACAGGGCATCGAATTCGACTACGCCAGCGTGCACGCCGTGCGCGCCCTGCGCGAGGCCGGTTACGAAGCCATCATCATCAACAACAACCCCGAAACAGTTTCCACCGACTTCGATACTTCGGACCGACTGTACTTCGAGCCATTGACGATCGAGGATGTGCTGCACATCATCGATCGCGAGTCGCCGATCGAGGGTGTCGTCTGTCAATTCGGCGGACAGACGGCCATCAATCTCGCGAAGCCGCTGACCGACGCCGGAATCCCGATCCTCGGATCCTCCTGCGACAGCATCGACCTCGCCGAGGACCGCAACCGTTTTGAAGAGCTACTGAGCCGTCTCAATATTCCCAAGCCCGCCGGCCGCGCCGTGATGTCCACCGAAGCCGCCGTCGAAGTGGCGAACGAGATCGGCTATCCGGTTCTGGTGCGCCCATCCTACGTTCTGGGCGGACGCGCGATGGAGATCGTCTACGACGAGCCCGATCTGCGCCGCTATATGAAGAACGCCGCCGATATCTCCGAAGGCGCTCCCATCCTCGTCGACCGCTACATCACCGGCAAGGAAGCCGAAGTCGACGTGATCGCCGACGGCCAGGGCGGCTGCATCCTGCCCGGCATTATGGAGCACATCGAGCGCGCCGGCGTCCACAGCGGCGACTCGATGGCCGTGTACCCGCCGCAGACGATCAAGCAAAGCACGATCGATCAGATGGTGGAGTACGCCACTCGCCTTTCCGAAGCCTTGAATGTCGTCGGCCTGATGAACATCCAGTTCGTCATCGAAAACGATCAGGCGTACGTGATCGAGGTCAACCCGCGCGCCTCGCGCACCGTCCCCTATCTCAGCAAGATCACCGGCATCCCAATGGTCAGGGCCGCGATGTGGGCGTCGCTGGGCCGAAGTCTCGCCGATCAGGGTTACAAGAACGGTCTGCATCCGAACCAGCCGAACATCGCCGTCAAAGCGCCGGTCTTCTCCTTCTCCAAACTGACCGGCGTGGATATCAATCTCGGACCCGAGATGAAATCCACCGGTGAGATCCTGGGAATCGACACGGACTTCTCACGCGCGCTCTACAAAGCCATGGTCGCCAGCGGGATCGACGTTCCGCTCAAGCCCAACGAAACCGCGCTGCTGGTCACCCTCGCCGACCAGGACAAAGCCGAGGGTCTGCCGATCATTCGGGACTTCGCCGCGCTGGGCTTCCGCCTGATCGCCACCTCCGGCACCGCGCGCTTCCTGAGCGAAAACGGCCTGGAAGTCACCTCCGCGCTCAAGATCAGCGAAGGCTCCCCCAACCTGATCGACCTGATCCGCAGCCGAGAAGTCGCTTTGCTGATCAACACGATCTCCAAAGACAAAAAGATCGAAAAGGAAGCCTCCCTCATCCGGCGCGCCTCCGTCGAGCACTCGATCCCCTGTCTGACTTCCCTGGACACCGCCCGCGCGCTCCACACCGCCCTCGCCACCCGCAACGCCGGCGAAGCGTTCGATGTGGTGACGATCGACAAGTATGTCGAGTATCAGCACGCGTAACGACCGATCCCCGCGCTTCGCCCGAAGCGCGGGGATCGGTCACTTCCTCCGCTTCACCAGCCGCACGCAAGACCCACTCTCCATCTCCGGAAACTGAACCTCATCGCTCAATACCCGCATTAGCGGCAGGCCGCGGCCGCCGGTTGCTTCGGGCTCGGGCATATCGGGGAGCCGCTTTTTGCCGCGCAGGCCTGGGCCGTTGTCGATCACGTCGACCGCCATTTCGTTTGGGCCGATTTGAAATCCGCGCACCTGGAATTGATCCTGAGGGCCGCGCGGGGATCCGTGACGTACGGCGTTGGTGACGGCTTCCGTCACGGCGGTTTGGAAATCCTCGATTTCGGTCAGCGAGAATTGCAGCGTCTCCATCCAGTGCGCGAGCGCCTGGCGGACCTCGGCGGCGCAGTCGGGGGTGCTGGCGAATGTGAAATCGAAGAGGGTTTCCGCAGGTGAGACCGCTTCCCCGTCCAGGCGCAGAGAGGCTTGCGATGTCGCGCTGCGGACGTCGTCGCTGGGGAGATCGCCGCTGGGTAGTTCCTCCTGGCGGCGAATCACCATGAGCGCCATGTCGTCATGCGGTTTGTTCTCCGCCCACTGCATCGCCAGATTCTCCAGCATCGCGACCAGGGCGGCCGGATCCGCATCCATGGGAGCGCGGTCCACGGCCTCGATAACGCGTGAGAGATCGAGCAGCTCGCGGGTCGCCGCGCGCGCTTCGGTTAAGCCGTCGGTGAACATGACGATCGAGTCGCCGGGCTGGAGATACACGACCGCTTGTTCATAGCGATGGTTCATGATCCCCAGGATCGGGCCATTGGGCGGCAGGATCTCCGTTCCCCCGCTCGCGCGCTTAAGGATCTGCGCCTCGTGCCCGCCGTTGGTGTAGGAGAACCGGCCTGAGGCGGGATCGAAGACGCCATAGAACAGGGTCACGAAGTGCTCGCCAAGGCCGGTCGATTCGCCGCGCAGCGCCCGGTTAAGTCGGCTGAGAACGAGGCTGGGCGCGGCGGCCTCGGTGGCGAAGGCGCGGAGAGAGTATTTGACGGTCGCCGTCTGCACCGCCGCCTTCAGTCCCTTCCCCGAGACATCGGCCATGACCAGCGCGATCCTGCCGTCGGGCAGCGTCACGGCGTCGTAGAAGTCTCCGCCCACATGCGCTTCATCCAGGCCGGCTTTGTAAGTCGCCGCGAGCCGAAGCCCGGAAAGCTCAGCGGGGATATTGGTGAGAAACGCCGTCTGGAGCATGTCCGCCACACGGTGCTCGCGCGCATAAAGACGCGCGTTTTCCAGCGCTAACCCCAGCAGGTCCGAGATAGCGCTGACCAGCGCTTCTTCGTCCGGAGTCCACCGGCGCGGCTCGCCGCACTGCTGCACGGATAACACGCCGGCCCATTCCCCGCGCTGAACGATCGGGCAGGCGATAAACGCGCGCGCCGTCAGCGTGCGCGGCGACTGCTCTCGGTAAGAGCGCAATCTCGGATCGTCGAAACAATCGTGGACGATGACCGTATCGC from Capsulimonas corticalis harbors:
- a CDS encoding DUF4097 family beta strand repeat-containing protein, with the translated sequence MSEESLLILNMLREGKITADQADSLLRVVRPAAEAPPPPPPPPPAAPPPPPPPAGPSLSDIQHRLGELQGKLGELHGKQIAGQAARAAGQAAIFAGKMLDHLPRPDLDLSKVVDEAMRGLNSLKADAVRTAKTAARDAAREARRVARESRHAIDQNGLGAFVDNSRGSGRPRNREGLPQVSERQEIPVPDLIADAVDINNPFGDVKAWGESDGGAVRVTATKTVWAASDADARVLMQQVFVTSRIEGGRYKVTVVAPSDAMDRVAIDLEVHLPATKPLGVETTYGSIEVEGVSAAVSFRSASGSVSGRSPHTGVPGDAGVRTQSGRVSLQGWSTDGGRLIVETASGDVRLEGLHGSKEVEARSHSGVIAITGVNLMASLLAESASGDIKMEGGSVSTQVTGKSQSGDVVVTALRAGQIHAESVSGDVAVSDAGGALTLKTVSGDIDAHTVNSYAVALSTVSGDASVAFSGPSTGSLAGTTVSGDLSLTVWNNSDTRIELTTATGSLHSDLTLQEQSGDGDRRIAGKLGEGAGSIRLQAISGDIVVREQK
- a CDS encoding DUF2089 domain-containing protein, with product MSLTINACPVCQGEVEITEVSCVNCDVQVRGHFTPSRYDRLSQDQTHFLETFLRCRGVIKDVEAALGISYPTVKGRLDALVNALRLDDGASAPPAAETKDPATRRKEILQAVNSGELDADAALLALKDIS